In one window of Oncorhynchus masou masou isolate Uvic2021 unplaced genomic scaffold, UVic_Omas_1.1 unplaced_scaffold_1724, whole genome shotgun sequence DNA:
- the LOC135532099 gene encoding F-box/LRR-repeat protein 14 translates to METHISCLFPEILAMIFSYLDVRDKGRVAQVCAAWRDASYHKSVWRGVEAKLHLRRANPSLFPSLQARGIRRVQILSLRRSLSYVIQGMPNIESLNLSGCYNLTDNGLGHAFVQEIPSLRVLNLSLCKQITDSSLGRIAQYLKNLEVLELGGCSNITNTGLLLIAWGLHRLKSLNLRSCRHVSDVGIGHLAGMTRSAAEGCLNLEYLTLQDCQKLTDLSLKHISKGLAKLKVLNLSFCGGISDAGMIHLSHMTSLWSLNLRSCDNISDTGIMHLAMGTLRLSGLDMSFCDKIGDQSLAYIAQGLYQLKSLSLCSCHISDDGINRMVRQMHELRTLNIGQCVRITDKGLELIADHLTQLTGIDLYGCTKITKRGLERITQLPCLKVLNLGLWQMTESEKVR, encoded by the coding sequence ATGGAGACGCACATATCGTGCCTCTTTCCGGAAATTTTAGCCATGATTTTCAGCTACTTGGATGTAAGGGACAAAGGCAGGGTTGCCCAAGTGTGTGCTGCTTGGAGGGACGCTTCCTACCACAAGTCGGTGTGGAGGGGGGTGGAAGCCAAGCTGCATCTGCGGCGGGCcaatccttctctcttccccagcCTACAGGCCCGCGGAATCCGGAGAGTACAGATTCTCAGCCTGCGGCGGAGCCTCAGCTACGTGATCCAGGGGATGCCAAACATCGAGAGCCTGAACCTGAGTGGCTGCTATAACTTAACGGATAACGGCCTGGGGCACGCGTTTGTCCAGGAGATCCCTTCCCTTCGGGTTCTAAACCTTAGTCTGTGTAAGCAGATCACGGACTCCAGCCTGGGCCGGATCGCCCAGTATCTGAAGAATCTGGAGGTTCTGGAACTGGGCGGGTGTAGTAACATCACCAACACGGGGCTGTTGCTCATAGCGTGGGGTTTACACCGGCTCAAGAGCCTCAATCTCCGCAGCTGCCGGCATGTGTCTGACGTGGGCATCGGGCACCTGGCGGGCATGACCCGCAGCGCAGCGGAGGGCTGTCTCAACCTGGAATACCTGACGCTGCAGGACTGTCAGAAACTTACGGATCTGTCCCTCAAGCACATCTCGAAGGGCCTGGCTAAGCTCAAAGTTCTCAACCTGAGTTTCTGTGGCGGGATCTCTGACGCAGGTATGATCCACCTCTCCCATATGACCAGCCTCTGGAGCCTTAACCTGCGCTCGTGCGACAACATCAGTGACACGGGCATCATGCACCTGGCCATGGGCACGCTGCGGCTCTCCGGGCTAGACATGTCCTTCTGTGACAAGATAGGGGACCAGAGTCTGGCTTACATCGCCCAGGGCCTGTACCAGCTCAAATCCCTGTCCCTGTGCTCGTGCCACATTAGTGACGATGGCATCAACAGGATGGTGCGCCAGATGCATGAGCTGAGAACCCTGAACATTGGACAGTGTGTGCGGATTACAGACAAAGGACTGGAGCTCATTGCCGACCACTTGACTCAGTTGACGGGGATCGATCTGTATGGATGTACTAAAATCACGAAACGGGGACTGGAAAGGATAACGCAGCTCCCATGCCTTAAAGTTTTGAATCTGGGACTTTGGCAGATGACAGAGAGTGAAAAAGTGAGGTGA